CATTCCATATGTAGGACCAACCATTGGTTTGATTCCGATGATCATCACCTATGCCTTCACAGATGTGGTTATGATGATCAAAGCAGTCATTTACATGTTGATTATCCAGCAGATCGATGGGAATATTCTTTATCCGCGTATCGTTGGAGGCGTGATGAAGGTTCACCCGATTACCATTATGGTTCTCTTATTGCTCTCAAGTAATATCTATGGAATTATCGGGATGGTTGTCGCGATTCCAGTCTATTCGATTGGAAAAGAAATTGTAAAATTCTTGGTGAATCTTTATGATAACCACCGTGTTGCTAAGGAACAGAAGAAAAAAGAAGAATTTGGAATCATTAATAAATCCTAGACTCTAGTGCCTATAAGGGCCTTGGAGTCTTTTTTGTATATTTTTTGAAAAATAGTCAACAAGCTCAATAAAATATGTTAAAATATAAGAGATTTTGAATTAAAATATGAAATTAGGTAGGAAAAGATGAGACTGCTCTTATCCAAAAAACAGAGACGCCAATTGCAATTATTAGAAATCTTGATTAAGGAAAAAAGATGGTTCCACTTGAAAGAGTTGGCCAAGCGTTTGGATTGTACAGAACGTTCGTTAAAAGAAGATTTGTCTAATCTTCGTAGCACTTTTGATGACTTTATAATTGAATCATCTACCAATGGAATCAAACTTAGTTATGAGGATTCGGTTGGGCTTGAGGTAATTTACCATCACTTTTTTAAAGAATCACAAGCATTCGCATTGATTGAATATCTCTTTTTCCACAAGGATGTTTCCAATGAATATATTTGCAGGAAGTTTGATCTGAGTCACCAATCTTTCTACCGCTTGATTCGGACGATTAATCAGAAGCTTCAAACCAAATACAATATAAAGATTGATTTGAAACCCTTGAACCTTGTCGGAGATGAGATTGACGTTCGTTTCTTTTATGCCCAATATTTTGCAGAGCGTTATTACTATATGGAATGGCCTTTCCCAGAATTTAAGGAAGAGGCTGTGACCGACTTGATCACCTTCTTCTTCAAACTCTATGGCTATCCATTGACTTTCTCTGTCCTCAGGTCTTATAAAGTTCTTTTGACAGTCTACTTATCACGTATTAAGCAGGGCTATTTTATTGACATGCCAACGAACTATGATGTGTATAAGGACCAGTATCAAGGGGTGACCAATGTCGAGGAGATGTTGCGCTACTTTAGCTTGCAGCTGGGTGTCGAGTTGAATGGAAAAGTGCTGGAGCAGTTCTTCATTATCTTTATTCAAGAGAATTTCTATTTCAGCCCTGAAAGCCTGATTGAAGCTGCAGCAACAGACTCTTATGCAAAAAAATCGACAACTCTCATTAAAGACATGTTCAGGGAGCTATGTTATACCTATGATTTAGATATTGAAAATCTAGATGAGATGTTGATGCATGTCCATAATACGTCACATCTCGGTCGGAAAGAATTATTCTCCGAGTTCCTCTTATTTGATATCAAGACCAATACCAACGAAGATTTCAAGAGCATCTTCCCAGCCTTTTATGATGATTTGAGAAACTATTTAATCATCTATATGAAGACCATGAAGCATGATCTAAATGAAGAGATTCTCAAGCACATGATATATACGGTTTACACTCACTGGGAGCGTCTCTTACCGCAGTTATTGCGCCGTCGGAAATCCATTAAGGTCTTAATTATTAGTCGTTTTGATGATCACCATGCCAAATCCATGATCGATTTTCTTAATTTTTACTGTACGGATAACTTTGAATTTACGCAGATGATCAAGTATAATCTAACAGTGGATGATATCGAGAATTCGGACGCAGATGTTGTGGTAGCTAACTTTATGATACCGAAATTAAAGAGAAAAACCTTTATCTGTACAAGTAGTCTCTCATTACTTGGGCTAGTCGAAAAACTCAACGCATTCTTTTATGATTTTACCAGTGCAGAACACTAAAATCAGGACCTGTTCCTGATTTTTTGATGGGAAAAAAAGAAATTGATATATAAGAATGCAGGCTCTCATATTTTGTGGTATAATATACAATATTATATACTGGAGGAAATTATCCATGGAAGACCCTGGCAGTCAGGAAATTTTACTGGAATTTATTTTATTGATTGTTTTGACATTGTTGAATGCCTTTTTCTCGGCAACTGAAATGTCAATGGTATCGTTGAATCGCTCTCGTGTTGAGCAAAAAGCTGAAGAAGGAGATAAAAAATACATTCGTCTTCTTAGCGTATTGGAGCAACCTAACCATTTCTTATCCACTATTCAGGTGGGGATCACCTTGATTACCATCTTATCTGGGGCGAGTCTTGCGGATAGCCTTGGACATGTCATTGCTGGATGGATGGGCAATACCAAAACGGCTCTTGCAACTGGAAGCTTTTTATCTCTAGCATTTTTGACTTATATTTCGATCGTATTTGGTGAACTCTATCCGAAACGAATCGCTATGAACTTGAAAGATGAGTTGGCTGTTCGAACAGCTCCGATTGTGATTCTATTAGGAAAAATTGTCAGCCCCTTTGTTTGGTTGCTTTCAGCATCGACCAACCTTTTGAGCCGTATCACGCCAATGGAATTCGATGATCCGGATGAAAAGATGACGCGGGATGAAATCGAGTATATGCTGACCAATAGTGAAGCAACACTAGATGCGGACGAGATTGAGATGCTCCAAGGGATCTTTTCATTAGATGAAATGGTAGCGCGTGAAGTCATGGTGCCTCGGACAGATGCCTTCATGGTTGATATCAATGATGATACCAAAGAAATTATTGAAAGTATCCTCAAGCAAAACTTTTCACGGATTCCTGTCTATGATGATGACAAGGACAATGTCATCGGGCTCATCCATACCAAACGTCTCTTGAACGAAGGATTTATCAATGGCTTTGATAATATTGTCTTAAGAAAGATTTTACAAGAACCTTTGTTTGTTCCAGAGACCATTTTTGTGGATGATCTTTTGAAGGAATTGCGCAATACCCAAAATCAAATGGCCATTCTGCTTGATGAATATGGTGGGATGTCTGGTTTGGTTACTCTTGAAGACCTCTTGGAAGAAATCGTCGGTGAAATTGACGATGAGACTGACAAAGCAGAAATTGATGTCTTTGAAATTGCGGACAATACCTATGTCGTACAAGGAGCCATGTCACTAAATGACTTTAACGAATATTTTGATGTTGAGTTGCAAAGTGATGATGTGGATACCATTGCAGGGTATTATCTGACAGAGGTTGGGCGAATTCCAACCTTGAAAGAGCGACTCAGCTGTGAAGTCGATAGTCAAAAGAAACACCTCATTTTGACAAATGACAAAGTAAAAAATGGTCGTGTGACCAAGGTGAAAGTTGAAATTTCTGAAATCGTCGAGGAAGATGAAGAAACAAAATCAAAAGAAGATTAGAATATAGAGGCCTGGACGTGTTCCAGCCTCTGTTTTTTCTTGTCAGGACCAGTTGAATTTTCAAAAAATTTCAAAAATTTCTGAAATAGTCTTGACATCAAAAAAAAATTACGGTAAGATAATACCCATAAATAAAGAAAGCAGAAAATAAACATGAAGCAACAAGCCATTTCCATTCAAAAATTTTACTTTAGCTACTTTAGATAGTGTTTGTAGACATGATCTCATGGATGCAAACAACCCAAGCAATTTGTTTGTATCTATGTGGCTAAGATTTTTGATGATGGTCCATAGAGCTAGTATCTAAATGGACCGAGGTTTTGTAACTTGTTGGAGAATTTCAAGCATCCGTTTAGAGTATCATCTAAGCGGATTTTTTGTTTATTTTGCAGAAAAGGAGTCAATAAATGAAAGTAGTGAAAAAATTGCTAGCACCTGTCCTGGTTGTAGGACTTCTGTTAACATCATTGGTGACCTTACACAATCTAAAGGATACTAAAAAAGACAATGTCTTTCGAATTGGGATTTCCCAGTACATCACCCATAAGTCGCTCGATGCGACACGAAAAGGCTTTATCGAGGAGTTGAAGAAAGAGGGTTATGTAGATGGGAAAAATATTCAGATCGATTTCCAAAATGCTCAAGGGGAGCAACGAAATCTGAAAAATATTTCTAAACAATTGGCAGAAGAAAGTGATCTAGTCTTTGCGATTGCAACCCCTTCCGCACAAAGTTTGGCTAATACCACTAAATCAACACCTATTGTTTTCTCAGCTGTGACCGACCCATTGGCAGCGAAATTGGTGAAAAACTTGAAAGAACCAGGTGGCAATATCACAGGGACAAGTGACCAGTCAGAAGATGCGATCTCTACACAGGTAGACATGATTAAGCAAGTGCTTCCAACGGCGAAAACAGTTGGGATCCTCTATACGCAAAGTGAGCCTAACTCAGTTGTCCAAAAAGACAATGCGAAGAAGATCCTTGAAGCTAAAGGCTATCAAGTGGTTGAAAAAACCATCCTCGATAGTAACAATGTGAAGGCTGCAGCAGACAGTATCATGTCAGAAGCAGATATCGTCTTTGTTCCGACAGACAATATTATCTCTTCTACAATGGACACTGTAAAACAGGTCTCCATCAGCCATAAGGTGCCCGTTTTTGGTGGATCTGCTGAAATGGTGGCTACTGGTGGTTTGTACAACTTTGGTACTGATTATGAGGAATTGGGAAGACAAGCTGCTCGGATGGCCATTCGCATCATGAAGGGTGAGAAACCTGGCAAAGTTGCAGTTGAAACACCTGAAAAATTAGAATTGCATACCAATAAAGAGATGGCGAAAGAGCTTGGAATTGATATTAGCTCGTTGAAGGTAGAAAAATAGGAGGTTTGAGATGAATTTCGTTTTATCAAGTTTATCAGAAGGTTTATTGTGGTCGATCATGGCGATCGGTGTTTACTTAACATTTCGAATTTTAGATATTGCCGATATGACGGCAGAAGGAGCCTTTCCACTTGGGGCAGCAGTTGTAGCTTCCCAAATTCAAGCAGGAAGAAACCCTTGGCTTGCAACTTTGATGGGCTTCCTGGCAGGAATGATCGCAGGATTGGTTTCTGGGATTCTCCATACAAAAATGAAAATTCCAGCCCTCTTGACAGGGATTGTTACTTTGACCGGTCTTTACTCTATCAATATTAAAATCATGGGGGGAGTACCCAATCTCTCTATTGGTGATGCCAGTACCATTTTCAAAAGTGTCATGAAATTGGGCTTGTCCAATGAAGAAGCTGTCTTTTTGATTAGTATTTCTTGCTTGATCATCGTCTGTATCTTGTTAACCCTCTTAATGAAGACGCAACTTGGCTTGGTTTTGCGCTCGACTGGTGATAACATTCCAATGAGTGAGGCCAATGGGGTCAATGTAGATAACATGAAGATGTTGGGCTACATGATTTCCAATGGTTTGATTGCCCTTTGTGGAGCCATGTTTGCACAAAATGATGGTTTCTCAGATGTGACTTCTGGTACAGGGACGATCGTAGTTGGTTTGAGTGCTGTGATTATCGCTGAAGTTTTGATCCACGAATTGACCATTGGTTGGCGCTTGCTTTCCATCGGGGTTGGAGCCATTGTTTACCGTTTGATTATCTTAAATATTTACGAGATCCCAAATCTCGATCAAAATATGGTTCGTCTCTTCAATGCGATCTTGCTCGCGATTGTCTTGTTCGCTCCTGAGGCGCAAAAACGTCTTCGTGTTCGTGGACTGAAGTTAGGAAATAAGTAGGAGAAAAGTATGGCAACATTATTATCAATTGACGGCATTCATAAGACATTTGAAGCAGGAACAGTCAATGAAAACCATGTCTTAAAAGGCTTGGATCTACAAGTAGAAGAAGGGGACTTCATTTCGGTCATCGGTGGAAATGGAGCTGGGAAATCAACCTTGATGAACATCTTGGCAGGAAATCTGGTCGTAGATGAAGGAGATATCTTGCTAGAAGGTAACTCTATCAAAAATACGAGTGTTCGTAAGCGTGCGAAAGATATTGCGCGTGTCTTCCAAGATCCTAAAATGGGGACAGCTTCCCGTTTGACTATTGAAGAAAATATGGCCATTGCCCAACGTCGGGGGAAATCTCGTGGTTTGAGCTGGGGAGTTCGAGAGAAAGATCGCGAATTATTCCGTGAAGCCTTGAAGGAACTGAATATCGGTTTAGAAAACCGTCTCAAGGTGGATACCCAATATTTGTCTGGTGGGCAACGTCAAGCTTTGACCTTGGTCATGGCAGCCTTGGTCAAACCCAAGCTATTGCTTCTGGATGAACATACCGCAGCGCTCGATCCTAAGACTAGTGAAATGGTCATGGAATTGACACAAAAGATCGTGGAAAGCCATGATTTGACAACCTTGATGATTACGCATGATATGAACCATGCAATTGAATACGGCAACCGCTTGATCATGCTCTACCAAGGCAAGATCGTTGTCGATGTCAAAGGAGAAGAAAAGAAAAACCTAACGGTTGAAGATTTAATGCGCCTCTTCCAACAAAACAGTGGTGAAACCCTGGTTAGTGATGAATTAGTATTAGGATAAAATAAAAGGAGTTTTCACTGAACTCCTTTTGTTTCGGTAATTCCGTCTCCATAAGCTATTAAAATGTTCAGGGAGACCTAATTGGCCAAGACATCCTGGACCCACAAAGAAATATCAATGTCATGTGCATTCGAAATAGACTTCCAATTAGAAAATTTTTTCCCATAATTAAAAGTGATCGACTTAAAGAGGTGTCTAGGAACTTTAGACAACCATTGATCAGTGGAGGCCTCAAAATCATTTGCTTTCCGTCCATTGGTTTTCAGTGTGATGATGGCATTTGAAAAGCATTCTAGTAAGAAATGACTAGACTTTTTTCTTTTTCTCCTGCAATTGTAACCCCTTCTAGATGACCGAATTCTTTCTAAAAATCGGGATAAATATCTGCTTTCTCACGTAACTCTCTATGAAAAGCTTGTTTTACACGCGTTTCTTTCTGCCTATTTGGCCTTCGTTTTCTTCTCCAAGTAAGGTCCATCTTGTCGAAAACACTAATATCAGCTAAACGATAGAGTGTTCTCATGGAGCAAGAAATCTTATCTGGATAAGACCCTTAATGACATCAAGGCCGTAAATTTTTTCCATAATACAGGACAGATAGTCCCATATTGGAAACTGTACTAGGACAATGAAAACTACTGAAAAAAACAGATTCTTTTCAAAAAGAAGCTTAAACTCTTTAAAATAGATGGAATCGTGTTATAATAAAATCATAAAACGTTTTCAAGAGAAGAGGTTCCTCAATGGAAAATGAAACAGTTGACTATGGAAAAGTAACAGGAATGGTACACTCAACAGAAAGTTTTGGGGCAGTAGACGGACCTGGGATCCGCTTTATTGTCTTCCTTCAAGGCTGTCAAATGCGGTGCCAATACTGCCACAATCCAGATACTTGGGCAATGGAAACCAACAAGTCCCGTGAACGGACAGTGGATGATGTCCTAGAAGAAGCCCTCCGTTATCGTGGATTTTGGGGCGAAAAAGGGGGAATCACTGTCAGTGGAGGAGAAGCCCTCTTGCAGATTGACTTTTTGATTGCCCTCTTCACCAAGGCTCAAGAGTTGGGCATTCATTGTACCTTGGATACCTGTGCCCTTCCTTTCCGGAATACACCTCGTTATTTGGAAAAATTCGACCGCTTGATGGCGGTGACAGACTTGGTGCTTCTGGATATCAAGGAAATCAATGATGAACGACACAAAATTGTGACCAGCCATACCAATAAAACGATTTTAGCTTGTGCCAAGTACCTATCTGATATTGGAAAACCAGTTTGGATTCGTCACGTTTTGGTGCCTGGGCTTACAGACCGAGATGATGATTTGATCGAACTTGGAAAATTTGTTAAAACCCTTAAAAATGTTGATAAATTTGAAATTCTGCCCTACCATACTATGGGGGAATTCAAATGGCGTGAATTGGGAATTCCGTACAAATTGGAGGGTGTGAAACCACCGACAAAAGAACGGGTCCAAAATGCAAAAGATTTGATGGAAACAGAAAGTTACCAAGATTACCTGAAACGGGTCAAAGGATAAAAAGTATAGACAGTTGGGCCTTCCAGCTGTCTTTTCTATTGAAATGCACAACTATTCCCTTTCTTTAAATGGCAAAACGTGCTAAAATAGAGTGAATCTATAAATGAAATAAAGAGGTAGAAACATGTCAAAAATTCTCGTTTTTGGTCACCAAAATCCTGACTCAGATGCTATTGGCTCATCTGTAGCTTTTGCTTATCTTGCAAAAGAAGCTTATGGTTTGGATACAGAAGCAGTGGCTCTTGGAACTCCAAATGAAGAAACAGCTTTCGTGTTGGACTATTTTGGTGTGGAAGCACCACGCGTTATCACATCAGCTAAAGCAGAAGGTGCAGAACAAGTCATCTTGACGGACCACAATGAATTCCAACAATCTGTCTCAGATATCGCTGAAGTAGAAGTATATGGTGTAGTGGATCACCACCGTGTGGCTAACTTTGAAACTGCCAGCCCACTTTACATGCGTTTGGAACCAGTTGGATCAGCATCTTCTATCGTGTACCGCATGTTCAAAGAACACGGTGTAGCAGTGCCAAAAGAAATCGCTGGTTTGATGCTTTCAGGTTTGATTTCAGATACCCTTCTTTTGAAATCTCCAACAACTCACCCATCTGATAAGGTGATTGCACCTGAATTGGCTGAATTGGCAGGTGTGAACTTGGAAGAATACGGTCTTGCCATGCTCAAGGCTGGTACCAACTTGGCAAGCAAATCAGCAGAAGAATTGATCGACATCGATGCCAAGACTTTTGAATTGAACGGAAATAACGTTCGTGTGGCTCAAGTGAATACAGTTGATATCGCTGAAGTCTTGGAACGCCAAGCTGAAATCGAAGCAGCCATCCAAGCAGCAAATGCAGCTAACGGATACTCAGACTTTGTTTTGATGATTACAGACATCGTCAACTCAAACTCAGAAATTTTGGCTCTTGGTGCCAACATGGACAAGGTAGAAGCAGCTTTCAACTTCAAACTTGAAAACAATCACGCTTTCCTTCCAGGTGCCGTTTCACGTAAGAAACAAGTGGTACCTCAATTGACAGAAAGCTTTAATGCATAATGATAGGTGGGGAAATCCATCGTTAAAAGGAGTTTCGACTCCTTTTTTGCTAGGAGGAGATCATGTTAGAGACGGGCGATTTGATTTTTGTCAGTGAAAATACAGAAATGGGACAAGCTATCCAGGCATCTACTGGCAACTATAGCCATGTGGCCATCTTTTTGGACGGTTCCATTTATCATGCCACGGTGGAAGGTGGCGTCCTTGCCCAATCTCCTGAAGACTTCTTCGAAGCCGGAAAAGTCTATGACCTTTATCGCTATGCGCAGATTGATTGTCCAGACGTCAAAAAGCGGGCAGAGAGTCTTTTAGGGGCTCCCTACAATGCGTCCTTTTATCCAGATGGAGTTGGTTATTACTGTTCCCAGTTCATCGCTGAACTACTTCCTATTTTTGAAACCATTCCCATGAAGTTTGGAGATGAGGAGCAGGAGATTAGTCCGTTTTGGGAAGATTACTACAGAGAGCTTGGTCTAGCGGTTCCTTTGGATCAGCCCGGGACCAATCCAAGTCAGTTAGCCCAATCACCACAGCTACAGTTTAAAGAAAGGTATTTGGATGATTACAATCATTAATCCTACACGTTTGACACGTCAGCCATTTTTCAAGGACTTGATCAACTTTTTGGATCAGCACGACGATGTGATCCTGCGGCAAATCAAGGCCCAATTTCCAGATCAACCAGTGGATAAGCTGATGGAGGAGTATATCAAAGCGGGCTTCATCCTTCGAGAAAATAAACGCTACACCCTCAACCTGCCCTTCTTGAAGTCAGCTGATCTTGTTGACTTGGATCAAGAGGTCTTTGTCCGAGAGGACAGTGCATTTTATCAAGAATTAAAAGCAAAGGTCTTCCAAACAGAACTCCGCAATACTACCAACGAAGCGATTCTCATAGAGGAGACGGACTTCGAGCGAAATGCACAGACCCTTTCCAATTACTTCTACAAGGTGAAACACCAATACCCTTTGACAGAGGAGCAAGAAAAGCTCTATGCCATCTTGGGAGATGTCAATCCCGAGTATGCTCTTAAGTATATGACTAGCTTTTTGCTCAAGTTCCTCAAAAAAGAAGTAGTCCAGCAAAAGCGCAAGGACATCTTTGTCGATAGTTTAGAAATCTTAGGCTATATCCGCAAAAATGATGAAGGCAAATATGAATTAGCAGTGGACTTGGACAAGGAAAGACTGATGTTTATCAAACAATAGAAAGAGGCTAGGAAAACTTCCTAGCCTCGGATTGAAGACAAAGTCATCTTAAAAACTTTCCTTAAGTGAGTACGGACGTCAGCGAACTTCTTTGAAGTTCCATGACTAATTATTGAGCCTAAGGTCTCAATAATTCCGAGTGCCTGAAACGTTATTGTTTCAGACACTTTTCTCACAGCGGAAAGTTTCGGTATTTTCTTAAATCGATTTAAAAAATAGAACTCATTTTTTTGTAGTATTGTTTAACTTTTTTACTTTAAAATAAGTTATCTACATTTTAAGGCTAAGAATTTTCCTAGCCTTCTTTCGTTTGATTATAGGTAACGTTCAGCGATGGCGGCATCACCTGGATATTCTTCTTTTACGCCATTGACGATTTGGTAGCAGTCAGCTCCTTTTCCGGCGATAATGACGGCATCTTCAGGCTTGCTGGTTGTTGCCATAGCCAGCTGAATAGCTTCTTCGCGATCTGCGATTTTCTCAACAGGGCGCGTGATGAAGCTGCTAATCTCTTCAGCGATAGCCAAGGGATCTTCATAGTTGGGATCAT
The DNA window shown above is from Streptococcus sp. S1 and carries:
- a CDS encoding M protein trans-acting positive regulator PRD domain-containing protein, with protein sequence MRLLLSKKQRRQLQLLEILIKEKRWFHLKELAKRLDCTERSLKEDLSNLRSTFDDFIIESSTNGIKLSYEDSVGLEVIYHHFFKESQAFALIEYLFFHKDVSNEYICRKFDLSHQSFYRLIRTINQKLQTKYNIKIDLKPLNLVGDEIDVRFFYAQYFAERYYYMEWPFPEFKEEAVTDLITFFFKLYGYPLTFSVLRSYKVLLTVYLSRIKQGYFIDMPTNYDVYKDQYQGVTNVEEMLRYFSLQLGVELNGKVLEQFFIIFIQENFYFSPESLIEAAATDSYAKKSTTLIKDMFRELCYTYDLDIENLDEMLMHVHNTSHLGRKELFSEFLLFDIKTNTNEDFKSIFPAFYDDLRNYLIIYMKTMKHDLNEEILKHMIYTVYTHWERLLPQLLRRRKSIKVLIISRFDDHHAKSMIDFLNFYCTDNFEFTQMIKYNLTVDDIENSDADVVVANFMIPKLKRKTFICTSSLSLLGLVEKLNAFFYDFTSAEH
- a CDS encoding hemolysin family protein; translated protein: MEDPGSQEILLEFILLIVLTLLNAFFSATEMSMVSLNRSRVEQKAEEGDKKYIRLLSVLEQPNHFLSTIQVGITLITILSGASLADSLGHVIAGWMGNTKTALATGSFLSLAFLTYISIVFGELYPKRIAMNLKDELAVRTAPIVILLGKIVSPFVWLLSASTNLLSRITPMEFDDPDEKMTRDEIEYMLTNSEATLDADEIEMLQGIFSLDEMVAREVMVPRTDAFMVDINDDTKEIIESILKQNFSRIPVYDDDKDNVIGLIHTKRLLNEGFINGFDNIVLRKILQEPLFVPETIFVDDLLKELRNTQNQMAILLDEYGGMSGLVTLEDLLEEIVGEIDDETDKAEIDVFEIADNTYVVQGAMSLNDFNEYFDVELQSDDVDTIAGYYLTEVGRIPTLKERLSCEVDSQKKHLILTNDKVKNGRVTKVKVEISEIVEEDEETKSKED
- a CDS encoding ABC transporter substrate-binding protein yields the protein MKVVKKLLAPVLVVGLLLTSLVTLHNLKDTKKDNVFRIGISQYITHKSLDATRKGFIEELKKEGYVDGKNIQIDFQNAQGEQRNLKNISKQLAEESDLVFAIATPSAQSLANTTKSTPIVFSAVTDPLAAKLVKNLKEPGGNITGTSDQSEDAISTQVDMIKQVLPTAKTVGILYTQSEPNSVVQKDNAKKILEAKGYQVVEKTILDSNNVKAAADSIMSEADIVFVPTDNIISSTMDTVKQVSISHKVPVFGGSAEMVATGGLYNFGTDYEELGRQAARMAIRIMKGEKPGKVAVETPEKLELHTNKEMAKELGIDISSLKVEK
- a CDS encoding ABC transporter permease translates to MNFVLSSLSEGLLWSIMAIGVYLTFRILDIADMTAEGAFPLGAAVVASQIQAGRNPWLATLMGFLAGMIAGLVSGILHTKMKIPALLTGIVTLTGLYSINIKIMGGVPNLSIGDASTIFKSVMKLGLSNEEAVFLISISCLIIVCILLTLLMKTQLGLVLRSTGDNIPMSEANGVNVDNMKMLGYMISNGLIALCGAMFAQNDGFSDVTSGTGTIVVGLSAVIIAEVLIHELTIGWRLLSIGVGAIVYRLIILNIYEIPNLDQNMVRLFNAILLAIVLFAPEAQKRLRVRGLKLGNK
- a CDS encoding ABC transporter ATP-binding protein, with product MATLLSIDGIHKTFEAGTVNENHVLKGLDLQVEEGDFISVIGGNGAGKSTLMNILAGNLVVDEGDILLEGNSIKNTSVRKRAKDIARVFQDPKMGTASRLTIEENMAIAQRRGKSRGLSWGVREKDRELFREALKELNIGLENRLKVDTQYLSGGQRQALTLVMAALVKPKLLLLDEHTAALDPKTSEMVMELTQKIVESHDLTTLMITHDMNHAIEYGNRLIMLYQGKIVVDVKGEEKKNLTVEDLMRLFQQNSGETLVSDELVLG
- the pflA gene encoding pyruvate formate-lyase-activating protein, with the protein product MENETVDYGKVTGMVHSTESFGAVDGPGIRFIVFLQGCQMRCQYCHNPDTWAMETNKSRERTVDDVLEEALRYRGFWGEKGGITVSGGEALLQIDFLIALFTKAQELGIHCTLDTCALPFRNTPRYLEKFDRLMAVTDLVLLDIKEINDERHKIVTSHTNKTILACAKYLSDIGKPVWIRHVLVPGLTDRDDDLIELGKFVKTLKNVDKFEILPYHTMGEFKWRELGIPYKLEGVKPPTKERVQNAKDLMETESYQDYLKRVKG
- a CDS encoding manganese-dependent inorganic pyrophosphatase gives rise to the protein MSKILVFGHQNPDSDAIGSSVAFAYLAKEAYGLDTEAVALGTPNEETAFVLDYFGVEAPRVITSAKAEGAEQVILTDHNEFQQSVSDIAEVEVYGVVDHHRVANFETASPLYMRLEPVGSASSIVYRMFKEHGVAVPKEIAGLMLSGLISDTLLLKSPTTHPSDKVIAPELAELAGVNLEEYGLAMLKAGTNLASKSAEELIDIDAKTFELNGNNVRVAQVNTVDIAEVLERQAEIEAAIQAANAANGYSDFVLMITDIVNSNSEILALGANMDKVEAAFNFKLENNHAFLPGAVSRKKQVVPQLTESFNA
- a CDS encoding YiiX/YebB-like N1pC/P60 family cysteine hydrolase; the encoded protein is MLETGDLIFVSENTEMGQAIQASTGNYSHVAIFLDGSIYHATVEGGVLAQSPEDFFEAGKVYDLYRYAQIDCPDVKKRAESLLGAPYNASFYPDGVGYYCSQFIAELLPIFETIPMKFGDEEQEISPFWEDYYRELGLAVPLDQPGTNPSQLAQSPQLQFKERYLDDYNH
- a CDS encoding DUF1803 domain-containing protein, whose product is MITIINPTRLTRQPFFKDLINFLDQHDDVILRQIKAQFPDQPVDKLMEEYIKAGFILRENKRYTLNLPFLKSADLVDLDQEVFVREDSAFYQELKAKVFQTELRNTTNEAILIEETDFERNAQTLSNYFYKVKHQYPLTEEQEKLYAILGDVNPEYALKYMTSFLLKFLKKEVVQQKRKDIFVDSLEILGYIRKNDEGKYELAVDLDKERLMFIKQ